A window from Streptomyces sp. NBC_00299 encodes these proteins:
- a CDS encoding DUF1015 domain-containing protein, translating into MNTAGHQEATARRGLELTPFRGLRYDPDRVGSLAAVTSPPYDVVVRPDGLHHLQDADPYNIVRLILPQADTADARNDQAATTLRRWLSEGVLTADPEPGLYVYEQRDGEGMLQRGIIGALRVTEPSEGLVLPHEDVMPHVVADRAALMRATSANLEPLLLTYRGNGTATDTTAVIEGTIEVPPLFATTTEDGFSHRLWSITDPADLARVQSDLTLRQALIADGHHRWATYRRLRAEHGSPSPWDYGLVLLVDTARYPLRVRAIHRLLHDLPVPDALAALDGHFRVRRLEVPLAEALEALADAACAGNAYLLAGDGAFHLVDAPDPALLDRTVPTDRPAAWRTLDATVLHATLLAHVWRIPEDDPARIAYIHDTAATVKKAESDGGTAVLMHPVREDVVRDLARQGVTMPRKSTSFGPKPASGLVLRTLDG; encoded by the coding sequence ATGAACACAGCAGGTCACCAGGAAGCAACGGCGCGCCGAGGCCTCGAACTCACCCCGTTCCGAGGGCTTCGCTACGACCCCGACCGGGTCGGCAGCCTGGCCGCCGTGACATCGCCTCCGTACGACGTCGTCGTCCGCCCCGACGGCCTGCACCACCTTCAGGACGCGGACCCGTACAACATCGTGCGGCTGATCCTCCCTCAGGCCGACACCGCGGACGCCCGCAACGACCAGGCCGCGACGACCCTGCGCCGCTGGCTGTCCGAGGGCGTACTGACCGCCGACCCGGAGCCCGGCCTCTACGTCTACGAACAGCGTGACGGCGAGGGCATGCTGCAGCGCGGCATCATCGGCGCCCTGCGCGTGACGGAGCCCTCGGAGGGCCTCGTCCTGCCGCACGAGGACGTCATGCCGCACGTGGTCGCCGACAGAGCGGCTCTGATGCGCGCCACCTCCGCGAACCTCGAACCGCTGCTGCTGACCTACCGCGGCAACGGCACGGCGACCGACACGACCGCCGTCATCGAGGGCACGATCGAGGTCCCTCCGCTCTTCGCGACCACCACGGAGGACGGCTTCAGCCACCGCCTGTGGTCGATCACCGACCCCGCCGACCTGGCCCGCGTCCAGTCGGACCTGACCCTTCGCCAGGCCCTGATCGCCGACGGCCATCACCGCTGGGCGACATATCGACGTCTACGCGCGGAGCACGGCTCGCCCAGCCCCTGGGACTACGGCCTGGTCCTCCTCGTCGACACGGCCCGCTATCCCCTCCGCGTCCGCGCCATCCACCGCCTCCTGCACGACCTGCCGGTGCCGGACGCCCTGGCCGCCCTCGACGGCCACTTCCGCGTACGCCGCCTCGAAGTCCCGCTCGCCGAGGCCCTGGAGGCACTTGCCGACGCCGCCTGCGCGGGCAACGCCTACCTCCTCGCCGGAGACGGCGCCTTCCACCTCGTCGACGCCCCGGACCCGGCCCTCCTCGACCGCACGGTCCCCACCGACCGCCCCGCGGCCTGGCGCACCCTGGACGCCACCGTCCTGCACGCCACACTCCTCGCCCACGTCTGGCGCATCCCTGAGGACGACCCCGCCCGCATCGCCTACATCCACGACACCGCCGCCACCGTCAAGAAAGCGGAGAGCGACGGCGGTACGGCCGTCCTCATGCACCCGGTCCGTGAGGACGTCGTACGCGACCTGGCCCGCCAGGGCGTGACGATGCCCCGCAAGTCGACGTCGTTCGGCCCGAAGCCGGCCTCGGGCCTGGTGCTGCGCACCCTGGACGGATAA
- a CDS encoding HAD hydrolase-like protein has product MSQSVRRRPEGSGQALSEAYDTALLDLDGVVYAGGNAIVHAVESLATARAGGMHLAYVTNNALRTPDVVAAHLTALGIPTGADDVITSAQAAARLISEQVPAGARVLVIGGEGLRVALRERGLEPVESADDDPAAVVQGYGGPELAWGRFAEACYAIARGVPWFASNTDLTIPSARGIAPGNGAAVEVVRIATGAEPQVAGKPLPPMHRETILRTGAERPLVVGDRLDTDIEGASNGGVDSLLVLTGVTDGAQLLAAPPQHRPTYVDADLRGLLTGQPEVAEDGEGFRCGGWAATARADRLELVGDGEALDGLRALCAAAWTAAGDGSCTLDAGKGLARLGL; this is encoded by the coding sequence ATGAGCCAGAGCGTCAGGAGGAGGCCGGAGGGCAGTGGCCAGGCGCTGAGCGAGGCGTACGACACGGCGCTGCTCGACCTCGACGGCGTGGTGTACGCCGGGGGCAACGCGATCGTGCATGCCGTGGAGTCGCTGGCAACGGCCCGTGCGGGCGGGATGCATCTCGCGTACGTCACGAACAACGCGCTGCGGACTCCGGACGTCGTGGCCGCGCATCTGACCGCGCTGGGGATACCCACGGGGGCGGACGACGTCATCACCTCGGCGCAGGCGGCTGCGCGGCTGATCAGTGAGCAGGTGCCGGCGGGCGCCAGGGTGCTGGTGATCGGCGGGGAGGGGCTGCGGGTGGCGCTGCGCGAGCGCGGGCTGGAGCCGGTGGAGTCGGCGGACGACGATCCGGCGGCCGTCGTGCAGGGGTACGGCGGGCCGGAGCTGGCCTGGGGCCGGTTCGCGGAGGCGTGCTACGCCATCGCGCGTGGGGTGCCGTGGTTCGCGTCCAACACCGACCTGACGATTCCGAGCGCGCGCGGGATCGCGCCGGGCAACGGCGCGGCGGTGGAGGTCGTGCGCATCGCCACCGGCGCCGAGCCACAGGTGGCGGGCAAGCCGTTGCCTCCCATGCACCGGGAGACGATCCTGCGCACCGGCGCCGAGCGGCCGCTGGTCGTCGGGGACCGGCTGGACACGGACATCGAGGGCGCGTCCAACGGTGGCGTCGACTCGCTGCTCGTGCTGACCGGCGTGACGGACGGCGCGCAGCTGCTTGCCGCGCCGCCGCAGCATCGGCCGACTTATGTCGACGCCGATCTGCGCGGGTTGCTCACCGGGCAGCCGGAGGTTGCCGAGGACGGAGAGGGCTTCCGGTGCGGTGGCTGGGCGGCGACCGCGCGGGCGGACCGGCTGGAACTCGTCGGGGACGGTGAGGCCTTGGACGGGCTGCGGGCGCTGTGTGCGGCGGCCTGGACCGCGGCCGGGGACGGCTCGTGCACGCTGGATGCGGGCAAGGGGCTGGCGCGGCTGGGGTTGTGA
- a CDS encoding FecCD family ABC transporter permease, which produces MLVDSPPEQRAESQSAPPTRRAIRAVGLLVSVLILMVVVAASIAIGAKQLSLGEVWHGLFESSGTYGDVVVDDRISRTVLGLLAGAALGLAGAVLQALTRNPLADPGLLGINAGASAAVVTAITFFGVTSLSGYVWFAFLGAAAVGAMVWFLGGSRGATPVRLALAGTAISAALYGYLQAVMITDDAALNKMRFWTVGSLSSATDSTIRQVLPFLVVGVVLALALARPLNAMEMGDDTAKALGANLNRTRVLSMLAATVLCGAATAACGPIVFVGLMVPHVVRSFTGPDLRWILPYAAVLSPVLLLGADVLGRTVTRPAELQVGIVTAILGGPVFIFLVRRRRTAQL; this is translated from the coding sequence GTGTTGGTCGACAGTCCTCCTGAACAGCGCGCGGAGTCCCAGTCCGCGCCCCCAACCCGACGGGCGATACGTGCCGTTGGGCTGCTTGTCTCTGTCCTGATTCTGATGGTCGTCGTTGCGGCGAGCATCGCGATCGGGGCGAAACAGCTGTCCCTGGGGGAGGTCTGGCACGGGCTGTTCGAGAGTTCCGGGACCTACGGCGACGTCGTGGTCGACGACCGGATCTCGCGCACCGTCCTCGGACTGCTGGCCGGCGCCGCGCTCGGTCTCGCCGGGGCGGTGCTGCAGGCGCTCACCCGCAATCCGCTCGCCGATCCCGGCCTGCTCGGCATCAACGCGGGCGCGTCCGCCGCGGTCGTCACCGCCATCACGTTCTTCGGTGTCACCAGCCTCAGCGGCTATGTCTGGTTCGCCTTCCTCGGCGCTGCCGCGGTCGGGGCGATGGTCTGGTTCCTCGGCGGCAGCCGGGGCGCCACGCCGGTGCGGCTCGCGCTCGCCGGTACGGCGATCAGCGCCGCGCTCTACGGCTATCTCCAGGCCGTGATGATCACGGACGACGCGGCGCTGAACAAGATGCGCTTCTGGACGGTCGGTTCGCTGTCCTCGGCGACGGACTCGACCATCAGGCAGGTGCTGCCGTTCCTCGTCGTCGGCGTGGTCCTCGCGCTAGCCCTGGCCCGGCCGCTCAACGCCATGGAGATGGGCGACGACACCGCCAAGGCCCTCGGCGCCAACCTGAACCGGACCCGGGTGCTGTCGATGCTCGCCGCGACCGTGCTGTGCGGCGCCGCGACCGCGGCCTGCGGGCCGATCGTGTTCGTCGGCCTGATGGTGCCGCATGTCGTGCGGTCCTTCACCGGGCCCGACCTGCGCTGGATCCTGCCCTACGCGGCCGTCCTGTCGCCGGTGCTGCTGCTCGGCGCCGATGTGCTCGGCCGGACCGTCACCCGGCCCGCCGAGCTCCAGGTCGGCATCGTCACCGCGATCCTCGGCGGCCCGGTCTTCATCTTTCTCGTACGACGGCGGAGGACGGCCCAGCTGTGA
- a CDS encoding FecCD family ABC transporter permease, whose amino-acid sequence MRTPGGISVRLDVRALTAVVLLLLAALTASVLLIGTGDFPISAGDVLKTLVGNGNAGQEFIVNELRLPRVLVGLLVGAALGLGGALFQALSRNPLGSPDILGLGQGATAGALVVIVLFSGDSAQVTVGALVGGLATGLAIYLLAWKRGVHGYRLVLVGIGMSAIMTAVNGYLLTKADLVDAARAVVWMTGSLSGRDWAQVWPLLALCVVLVPLVLANARGLRMMEMGDDVSYALGVRVERVRLLLMLAAVLLTAAATAAAGPVSFVALTAPQLARRLTRSPGPNLLPSLCMGAALLVAADWTSQRVFGADQMPVGVVTGVLGGVYLLWLLVTERKAGRI is encoded by the coding sequence GTGCGGACGCCGGGCGGGATCTCCGTCCGGCTGGACGTCCGGGCGCTGACCGCTGTCGTCCTGCTGCTGCTCGCCGCGCTCACCGCGAGCGTCCTGCTGATCGGCACCGGAGACTTCCCGATCTCGGCGGGCGACGTGCTCAAGACGCTGGTCGGCAACGGCAACGCGGGGCAGGAGTTCATCGTCAACGAGCTGCGGCTGCCGAGAGTCCTGGTCGGGCTCCTTGTCGGTGCCGCGCTCGGCCTCGGCGGGGCGCTGTTCCAGGCGCTGTCCCGCAACCCGCTGGGCAGCCCGGACATCCTCGGCCTCGGACAGGGGGCCACGGCCGGGGCGCTCGTGGTGATCGTGCTGTTCTCCGGGGACTCCGCCCAGGTCACCGTGGGTGCGCTCGTGGGTGGACTGGCGACCGGGCTCGCCATCTATCTGCTCGCCTGGAAGCGGGGCGTGCACGGGTACCGACTGGTGCTGGTCGGTATCGGCATGTCCGCGATCATGACCGCGGTCAACGGGTATCTGCTGACCAAGGCCGATCTCGTCGACGCGGCCCGCGCGGTCGTGTGGATGACCGGCTCCCTCAGTGGCCGTGACTGGGCCCAGGTCTGGCCGCTGCTCGCGCTGTGCGTCGTCCTCGTACCGCTCGTCCTCGCCAATGCGCGTGGGCTGCGGATGATGGAGATGGGCGACGACGTCTCGTACGCCCTCGGAGTGCGTGTCGAACGCGTACGGCTGCTGCTGATGCTGGCCGCCGTGCTGCTCACCGCGGCCGCCACCGCCGCGGCGGGTCCCGTCAGCTTCGTGGCGCTGACCGCGCCGCAGCTCGCCCGGCGCCTGACCCGCTCGCCCGGGCCGAACCTGCTGCCCTCGCTGTGCATGGGCGCCGCCCTCCTCGTCGCCGCCGACTGGACATCCCAGCGGGTCTTCGGAGCCGACCAGATGCCCGTGGGCGTGGTCACGGGTGTGCTCGGCGGCGTATACCTGCTCTGGCTGCTGGTCACCGAGCGCAAGGCGGGCCGGATATGA
- a CDS encoding ABC transporter ATP-binding protein — MSAGSNGNESLTNGLNNRRSTVNRLSADNVTLAYDQRVIAEQLSVEIPDNSFTVIVGPNACGKSTLLRALSRMLKPSQGRVLLDGQVIQSMPAKKVARTLGLLPQSSIAPDGITVADLVGRGRYPHQGILRQWSTEDERVVQESMEQTGVAELADRYVDELSGGQRQRVWIAMALAQQTPLLLLDEPTTYLDIQHQIDVLDLCAQLHEEQGRTLVAVLHDLNHAARYATHLIALRGGEIIAEGAPNDIVTAELVEDVFGLRCQVIDDPETGTPLVVPAARKARVGGRADVTKADIAKVAAAEAS; from the coding sequence ATGAGCGCCGGCAGCAACGGCAACGAGAGCCTCACCAACGGGCTGAACAACCGAAGGAGCACTGTGAACCGCCTGTCCGCCGACAATGTCACCCTCGCCTACGACCAGCGGGTCATCGCCGAGCAGCTGTCGGTGGAGATACCCGACAACTCCTTCACCGTGATCGTCGGCCCGAACGCGTGCGGCAAGTCCACGCTGCTGCGGGCGCTGTCGCGGATGCTCAAGCCGAGCCAGGGCCGGGTCCTGCTGGACGGTCAGGTCATCCAGTCGATGCCGGCGAAGAAGGTCGCGCGCACGCTGGGCCTGCTGCCGCAGTCGTCGATCGCACCGGACGGGATCACGGTCGCCGACCTGGTGGGCCGCGGCCGGTACCCGCACCAGGGGATCCTGCGCCAGTGGTCGACCGAGGACGAGCGGGTCGTACAGGAGTCGATGGAGCAGACCGGGGTCGCCGAGCTCGCGGATCGCTATGTCGACGAACTGTCCGGCGGTCAGCGCCAGCGCGTGTGGATCGCGATGGCCCTCGCGCAGCAGACGCCGCTGCTGCTGCTCGACGAGCCGACGACCTACCTCGACATCCAGCACCAGATCGACGTCCTCGACCTGTGCGCCCAGCTGCACGAGGAGCAGGGGCGGACGCTGGTCGCCGTGCTGCACGATCTGAACCACGCCGCCCGGTACGCCACGCACCTCATCGCTCTGCGCGGCGGGGAGATCATCGCCGAGGGCGCGCCGAACGACATCGTGACGGCCGAGCTGGTCGAGGACGTCTTCGGCCTGCGCTGCCAGGTCATCGACGACCCCGAGACGGGGACACCGCTGGTGGTGCCGGCGGCGCGGAAGGCACGGGTCGGGGGCAGGGCTGACGTCACGAAGGCGGACATCGCGAAGGTGGCCGCCGCAGAGGCCTCATGA
- a CDS encoding SCP2 sterol-binding domain-containing protein → MATTEECRAALEKLSDNMQRAEGDVRSAAALDRSVSCHITDLDVTFVGRMAGGRIQVHDTLQGPPREKAQIRLSMTGDDLVAMVDGDLNFAKAWGSGRVKLHAGLRDLLVLRKLL, encoded by the coding sequence ATGGCCACGACTGAGGAGTGCCGCGCCGCACTCGAAAAGCTCTCGGACAACATGCAGCGCGCCGAAGGGGACGTCCGCTCGGCCGCCGCCCTGGACCGCTCGGTGAGCTGCCACATCACCGACCTGGACGTCACCTTCGTCGGCCGCATGGCGGGCGGTCGCATCCAGGTCCACGACACGCTCCAGGGCCCGCCCCGCGAGAAGGCCCAGATCAGACTGAGCATGACCGGCGACGACCTGGTCGCCATGGTCGACGGCGACCTGAACTTCGCCAAGGCATGGGGCTCGGGCCGGGTGAAGCTGCACGCGGGCCTGCGCGACCTGCTGGTCCTCAGGAAGCTTCTCTGA
- a CDS encoding TlyA family RNA methyltransferase: MAGVARRRLDAELVRRKLARSREHASQLIAAGRVTVGKTVATKPATQVETAAAIVVVADGSDPEYVSRGGHKLAGALEVFVPQGLAVEGRRALDAGASTGGFTDVLLRAGAAQVVAVDVGYGQLAWTLRSDERVTVKDRTNVRELTLEAIDGEPVDLVVGDLSFIPLGLVLPALVRCVKPDADLVMMVKPQFEVGKERLGSGGVVRSSQLRAEAVRGVAEKAWELGLGVKGVTASPLPGPSGNVEYFLWLRAGAPALDPADVDRAVAEGPR, encoded by the coding sequence GTGGCAGGAGTCGCACGCCGCCGTCTTGACGCGGAGCTGGTCCGCCGGAAGCTTGCGCGCTCGCGCGAGCACGCCAGCCAGCTGATTGCCGCCGGGCGGGTCACCGTCGGCAAGACCGTCGCGACCAAGCCGGCCACACAGGTGGAGACCGCGGCGGCGATCGTCGTGGTCGCCGACGGCAGCGACCCCGAGTACGTGTCCCGGGGCGGGCACAAGCTCGCAGGCGCTCTGGAGGTCTTCGTGCCCCAAGGGCTGGCGGTCGAGGGGCGGCGGGCGCTCGATGCCGGGGCGTCCACCGGCGGGTTCACCGATGTGCTGCTGCGGGCCGGGGCCGCGCAGGTCGTGGCCGTCGACGTCGGATACGGACAACTGGCCTGGACTCTCCGGAGTGATGAACGCGTGACCGTCAAAGACCGTACGAACGTACGCGAGTTGACGCTCGAAGCGATCGATGGGGAACCAGTGGATCTTGTCGTGGGGGATCTGTCCTTCATCCCGCTCGGACTGGTGCTGCCCGCCCTGGTGCGGTGCGTGAAACCGGACGCCGATCTGGTGATGATGGTCAAGCCACAGTTCGAGGTGGGGAAGGAGCGGCTGGGCAGCGGCGGGGTCGTCCGCAGTTCCCAGCTGCGGGCCGAGGCCGTGCGCGGCGTGGCCGAGAAGGCGTGGGAACTCGGGCTCGGGGTGAAGGGGGTCACGGCGAGTCCGTTGCCCGGCCCCTCCGGGAATGTCGAGTACTTTCTGTGGCTGCGTGCCGGGGCGCCCGCCCTGGACCCGGCCGACGTTGACCGTGCAGTTGCGGAGGGGCCGCGTTGA
- a CDS encoding NAD kinase, producing the protein MTPNRARTVFLLAHTGRPAAIRSAELVVKGLLREGIGVRVLEYEAADLPLPDEVELVKEATAQCLDGCELLIVLGGDGTLLRGAEFARASGVPMLGVNLGRVGFLAEAERDDLDKVVDRVVTKAYEVEERMTVDVVVHQNGDIVHTDWALNEAAVQKAGAEKLLEVVLEIDGRPVTGFGCDGIVLSTPTGSTAYAFSAGGPVVWPEVEALLMVPISAHALFAKPLVTSPDSVLAVEVLPHIPPGVLWCDGRRTVELPPGARVEVRRGAVPVRLARLHHASFTDRLVAKFALPVSGWRGAPH; encoded by the coding sequence TTGACACCGAACCGAGCTCGTACTGTTTTTCTGCTCGCCCACACGGGGCGGCCCGCGGCCATTCGCAGCGCCGAGCTGGTGGTCAAGGGGCTGCTGCGGGAGGGCATCGGGGTGCGTGTCCTGGAGTACGAGGCCGCCGACCTGCCGCTGCCGGACGAGGTGGAGCTCGTCAAGGAGGCGACTGCGCAGTGCCTCGACGGGTGCGAGCTGCTGATAGTGCTGGGCGGCGACGGGACGCTGCTGCGCGGCGCCGAGTTCGCCCGGGCGTCCGGGGTGCCGATGCTGGGTGTGAACCTCGGGCGGGTCGGGTTCCTCGCGGAGGCCGAGCGCGATGATCTCGACAAGGTCGTCGACCGGGTCGTCACCAAGGCGTACGAGGTCGAGGAGCGGATGACCGTCGACGTCGTCGTCCATCAGAACGGCGACATCGTGCACACGGACTGGGCGCTGAACGAGGCGGCCGTGCAGAAGGCCGGCGCGGAGAAGCTGCTCGAGGTCGTGCTGGAGATCGACGGGAGGCCGGTCACGGGGTTCGGGTGTGACGGGATCGTGCTGTCCACGCCGACCGGGTCCACTGCGTACGCCTTCTCTGCGGGCGGGCCTGTGGTGTGGCCCGAGGTCGAGGCGCTGCTGATGGTGCCGATCAGCGCGCATGCGCTCTTCGCGAAGCCGTTGGTGACGTCGCCGGATTCTGTCCTGGCGGTGGAGGTTCTGCCGCACATCCCGCCGGGGGTGTTGTGGTGTGACGGGCGGCGGACGGTGGAACTGCCGCCGGGGGCGCGGGTCGAGGTGCGGCGGGGGGCTGTGCCGGTGCGGTTGGCTCGACTGCATCATGCGTCGTTCACGGATCGGTTGGTGGCGAAGTTCGCGTTGCCGGTTTCCGGGTGGCGCGGGGCGCCTCACTAG
- the recN gene encoding DNA repair protein RecN: protein MRIRSLGVIDDAVVELSPGFTAVTGETGAGKTMVVTSLGLLLGGRADPALVRIGADKAVVEGRISVAAGASAFVRAEEAGAELDDGALLISRTVSAEGRSRAHVGGRSVPVGLLADLADDLVAVHGQTDQQGLLKQTRQRQALDRYAGDAVAVPLAKYGEAYRRLRAVSVELDEITTRARERAQEADMLRFGLDEIAGVEPRAGEDVELAEEADRLGHAEALSSAATAGHAALAGNPEDPEGIDAATLVAGAQRALDAVRSHDPALAALADRIGEIGILLGDVAGELAGYADDLDADPLRLAAVEERRAALNALTRKYGEDVAAVLNWAEESSRRLTELDSDDERIDELTAERDGLRTELGGLAQALTDARAEAAERFAAAVTAELASLAMPHARVSFDIRQTEDELGVEVGGRAVAYGPSGVDEVELLLAPHPGAPPRPIAKGASGGELSRVMLAVEVVFAGTDPVPTYLFDEVDAGVGGKAAVEIGRRLARLAKTAQVVVVTHLPQVAAFADRQLLVEKTNDGSVTRSGVKVLEGEERIRELSRMLAGQEDSETARAHAEELLETARADG, encoded by the coding sequence ATGCGGATACGGTCGCTCGGAGTCATCGACGACGCTGTCGTCGAGCTGTCGCCGGGGTTCACCGCCGTCACCGGTGAGACGGGTGCGGGCAAGACCATGGTGGTCACCAGTCTCGGGCTGCTGCTGGGTGGGCGTGCCGACCCGGCGCTCGTGCGGATCGGGGCCGACAAGGCGGTCGTGGAGGGGCGGATCAGCGTCGCCGCGGGCGCTTCGGCCTTCGTACGGGCCGAGGAGGCCGGGGCCGAGCTCGATGACGGGGCGCTGCTGATCAGCCGTACCGTTTCGGCCGAGGGGCGGTCACGGGCGCATGTGGGCGGGCGCAGCGTGCCCGTGGGGCTGCTCGCCGACCTCGCCGACGACCTGGTGGCGGTGCACGGGCAGACGGACCAGCAGGGGCTGCTGAAGCAGACCCGGCAGCGGCAGGCGCTCGACCGGTACGCCGGTGATGCCGTCGCGGTGCCGCTCGCCAAGTACGGCGAGGCGTACCGGCGGCTGCGCGCGGTCTCCGTCGAGCTCGACGAGATCACCACGCGCGCGCGTGAGCGGGCCCAGGAAGCCGACATGCTGCGGTTCGGGCTCGACGAGATCGCCGGTGTCGAGCCGCGCGCCGGGGAGGACGTGGAGCTCGCCGAGGAGGCCGATCGGCTCGGGCACGCGGAGGCGCTGTCGTCGGCCGCCACGGCCGGGCACGCCGCACTCGCCGGCAACCCGGAGGATCCCGAGGGCATCGACGCGGCGACGCTCGTCGCGGGCGCGCAGCGGGCCCTGGACGCCGTGCGGTCGCACGATCCGGCGCTGGCCGCGCTGGCCGACCGGATCGGGGAGATCGGGATCCTGCTGGGCGATGTCGCAGGGGAGTTGGCGGGTTACGCCGACGACCTGGACGCCGACCCCCTGAGGCTCGCGGCCGTCGAGGAACGACGGGCCGCGCTGAACGCGCTCACGCGGAAATACGGCGAGGACGTCGCCGCCGTGCTCAACTGGGCCGAGGAGAGCAGCCGGCGGCTCACCGAGCTGGACAGCGACGACGAGCGCATCGACGAGCTGACGGCCGAGCGGGACGGGCTGCGGACCGAGCTGGGCGGACTGGCGCAGGCGCTGACCGATGCGCGGGCCGAGGCCGCCGAGCGGTTCGCCGCCGCCGTGACGGCGGAGTTGGCCTCGCTCGCGATGCCGCACGCGCGCGTGTCCTTCGACATCCGGCAGACCGAGGATGAGCTGGGCGTGGAGGTCGGTGGGCGCGCGGTCGCCTACGGGCCCTCGGGTGTGGACGAGGTCGAGCTGCTGCTCGCCCCGCACCCGGGAGCGCCGCCCCGGCCGATCGCCAAGGGCGCGTCCGGCGGTGAGCTGTCGCGCGTGATGCTCGCCGTCGAGGTCGTGTTCGCGGGGACCGATCCGGTGCCGACGTATCTCTTCGACGAGGTCGACGCCGGCGTCGGTGGCAAGGCGGCCGTGGAGATCGGCCGGCGGCTGGCCCGGCTGGCCAAGACCGCGCAGGTCGTCGTGGTGACCCACCTGCCGCAGGTCGCCGCCTTCGCCGACCGGCAGTTGCTCGTCGAGAAGACCAACGACGGGTCGGTCACCCGGTCCGGCGTGAAGGTCCTGGAGGGCGAGGAGCGCATCCGGGAGCTGTCCCGGATGCTCGCCGGGCAGGAGGACTCGGAGACGGCCCGCGCGCACGCGGAGGAGCTGCTGGAGACGGCTCGGGCGGACGGGTAG
- a CDS encoding glycosyltransferase family 4 protein has product MTPVSSHSPHGQSSLRTVQVLGGGNAGSSAHVRSLASGLVARGVRVTVCAPVEADHLYDFTGAGAEHVHVPRSSDPGSVAALRAACVDADLVHAHGLHASFRAVLALSGRRTPLVVTWHDRAHAEGARAHLLRLLERRVVKAASVVLGTTSALVDRARRTGARDARLAAVALPAPSRAVEHDDPDRLRPKVRAELGATGRPLLIAVGSLERHRGYDVLLDASRAWLQLDAVPLVVIAGEGALRAELQGRIEDEGLPVRLIGRRDDVSELLAAADVALLPSSWESRSVLAQEALHARVPLVATDVGGVPELVGDAAELVPYGDPDALADAVVRLLGDPERQEFLRERGARQAATWPTEDETVAQVLSVYDELTQPQPMI; this is encoded by the coding sequence GTGACCCCCGTGAGCAGCCACTCACCGCACGGCCAGTCGTCGCTGCGCACCGTGCAGGTGCTGGGCGGCGGCAACGCCGGCAGTAGCGCGCATGTGCGATCGCTGGCCTCGGGGCTGGTCGCACGGGGCGTGCGGGTCACCGTATGCGCTCCTGTCGAGGCCGATCACCTCTACGACTTCACGGGCGCCGGCGCCGAACATGTGCATGTGCCGCGCAGCAGCGATCCGGGTTCCGTGGCCGCACTGCGGGCGGCCTGCGTGGACGCCGACCTGGTGCACGCGCACGGGCTGCACGCGTCCTTCCGTGCCGTGCTCGCGCTGAGCGGACGGCGTACTCCGCTGGTCGTCACCTGGCACGACCGGGCCCACGCGGAGGGCGCCCGCGCCCATCTCCTGCGGCTGTTGGAGCGGCGGGTCGTCAAGGCCGCCTCCGTCGTGCTCGGGACCACATCGGCGCTGGTGGACCGGGCCCGCCGGACCGGCGCCCGGGACGCGCGCCTCGCCGCCGTCGCGCTGCCCGCGCCGAGCCGTGCCGTCGAGCACGACGACCCGGACCGGCTGCGCCCCAAGGTCCGGGCCGAACTCGGCGCCACCGGACGCCCGTTGCTGATCGCCGTCGGCTCGCTGGAGCGGCATCGCGGGTACGACGTGCTCCTGGACGCCTCGCGCGCGTGGCTGCAGCTGGATGCCGTGCCGTTGGTCGTGATCGCGGGGGAGGGGGCGCTGCGTGCCGAACTGCAGGGCCGGATCGAGGACGAGGGGCTGCCCGTGCGGCTCATCGGCCGGCGCGACGACGTCTCCGAGCTGCTCGCGGCGGCCGACGTGGCGCTTCTGCCGAGCAGTTGGGAGTCACGGTCGGTCCTCGCCCAGGAGGCCCTTCACGCGCGCGTGCCGCTCGTCGCCACCGACGTCGGCGGCGTGCCGGAACTCGTCGGCGACGCGGCCGAACTCGTCCCGTACGGCGACCCGGACGCCCTCGCCGACGCTGTCGTACGGCTGCTCGGCGATCCCGAGCGGCAGGAGTTCCTCAGGGAGCGGGGCGCGCGGCAGGCGGCCACCTGGCCGACCGAGGACGAGACCGTCGCCCAAGTGCTCAGCGTGTACGACGAGTTGACGCAGCCTCAGCCCATGATCTAG